One stretch of Streptomyces agglomeratus DNA includes these proteins:
- a CDS encoding PucR family transcriptional regulator ligand-binding domain-containing protein, translating into MRLRALLETEALGLRLLGGEEELDRTVRGVMTTDLRDPSRYLSGGELVLTGLAWRRDAEDSEPFVRILAGAGVAGLAAGEAELGAIPGDLVEACVRHRLPLFAVREAVAFATITEHVVRQVSGERAGDLAAVVDRHRRLMTSGPAGGGPEVVLDLLTSDLDLRAWVLSPTGRQIAGAGDPLPPAVGAVLAGEHLAASRTGRRAPHRAAVRGTTYSLFPIRSAGRGAGAAAAASRDVRESVLSDWLLAVEADAGDWPAARLDLLQGVTQLIAVERDRRDAARTVRRRLAQEVLELVQTGAAPAEIAARLRVAAPVLLPGLGSAPHWQVVVARVDWLEGGPGGAGPAAAVPSGPVAQTLLEEILVDPAVVGPDSSDRIAVAHAGDEAIALVPLPAVALEAAQETDGDGGGDDGASRAGLHADVLLEAVREPLSGGLADDGRLTLGVSAAVHSAEGLRGALEEARHARRVAAARPGRVCAAGHHELASHVLLLPFVPDDVRRAFTARLLDPLRDYDRRHRAELIPTLEAFLDCDGSWTRCAARLHLHVNTLRYRVGRIEQLTGRDLSRLEDKLDFFLALRMS; encoded by the coding sequence ATGCGGCTGCGCGCACTGCTTGAGACCGAAGCGCTGGGCCTGCGGCTGCTCGGCGGCGAGGAAGAACTCGACCGCACCGTGCGCGGTGTGATGACGACCGACCTGCGGGACCCCAGCCGCTATCTGTCCGGCGGCGAGCTGGTCCTCACCGGTCTGGCGTGGCGGCGTGACGCCGAGGACTCGGAGCCCTTCGTACGGATCCTGGCGGGCGCGGGCGTCGCCGGGCTCGCGGCGGGCGAGGCGGAGCTCGGAGCCATCCCGGGCGACCTGGTGGAGGCGTGCGTACGTCACCGGCTGCCGCTCTTCGCGGTCCGGGAGGCCGTCGCCTTCGCGACCATCACCGAGCACGTGGTGCGCCAGGTGTCGGGCGAGCGGGCCGGTGACCTGGCGGCGGTCGTCGACCGTCACCGCAGGCTGATGACCTCGGGCCCGGCGGGCGGCGGCCCCGAGGTGGTGCTGGACCTGCTGACCTCCGACCTGGACCTGCGCGCCTGGGTGCTCTCGCCCACCGGCCGCCAGATCGCGGGCGCCGGCGACCCGCTGCCGCCGGCCGTGGGCGCCGTGCTCGCGGGCGAGCACCTGGCCGCCAGCCGCACCGGGCGCCGGGCGCCGCACCGGGCCGCCGTGCGGGGCACGACGTACTCGCTGTTCCCGATCAGGAGCGCCGGGCGCGGCGCGGGCGCCGCCGCGGCCGCTTCCCGCGACGTACGCGAGAGCGTGCTGTCGGACTGGCTGCTGGCGGTGGAGGCGGACGCCGGCGACTGGCCCGCCGCCCGTTTGGACCTGCTCCAGGGGGTGACTCAGCTGATCGCCGTCGAACGCGACCGGCGTGACGCCGCCCGTACGGTACGCCGCCGCCTCGCCCAGGAGGTCCTGGAGCTGGTGCAGACGGGCGCGGCGCCCGCCGAGATCGCGGCCCGTCTGCGGGTCGCCGCCCCGGTGCTGCTGCCCGGCCTCGGTTCGGCGCCGCACTGGCAGGTGGTCGTGGCGCGGGTCGACTGGCTGGAAGGCGGCCCCGGCGGCGCCGGTCCGGCCGCGGCGGTCCCGTCGGGGCCGGTGGCCCAGACGCTGCTGGAGGAAATACTGGTCGACCCGGCGGTGGTCGGTCCCGACTCCTCCGACCGGATCGCGGTGGCGCACGCGGGGGACGAGGCGATCGCCCTCGTACCGCTGCCGGCGGTCGCCCTGGAGGCGGCGCAGGAGACGGACGGAGACGGCGGGGGCGACGACGGGGCCTCCCGTGCGGGGCTGCACGCCGACGTACTCCTGGAGGCGGTGCGTGAGCCGCTCTCGGGCGGCCTCGCCGACGACGGGCGGCTGACACTGGGTGTCAGCGCGGCCGTGCACTCGGCGGAGGGGCTGCGCGGGGCGCTGGAGGAGGCCCGGCATGCCCGCAGGGTCGCGGCGGCGCGCCCCGGCCGGGTCTGCGCGGCGGGCCACCACGAGCTTGCGTCGCACGTGCTGCTGCTGCCGTTCGTGCCGGACGACGTGCGCCGGGCGTTCACCGCGCGGCTGCTCGACCCGCTGCGGGACTACGACCGGCGGCACCGGGCGGAACTCATCCCCACCCTCGAAGCGTTCCTCGACTGCGACGGTTCTTGGACGCGGTGCGCGGCCCGGCTGCATCTGCACGTGAACACCCTGCGCTACCGAGTGGGCAGGATCGAGCAACTGACGGGTCGTGATCTGTCGCGTCTTGAGGACAAGCTGGACTTCTTCCTCGCCCTGAGGATGAGCTAG
- a CDS encoding SRPBCC family protein: MSRNDRHDGQHGHDGHDGQHRHDGQDGPDSRGRRSISVTEVVGAAPQRIFELLATPARHAELDGSGMLRGSARGPEVLSGPGDRFSMGMSRRGVKYRSVNVVVEYERDRLLTWETWGEVGGRRLVGGQRWRYELEPSGTSSTRVTHTYDWSRARLPRLVVELPGFPKRMRPAMTATLGRLASLTDRL, translated from the coding sequence ATGAGCCGGAACGACAGGCACGACGGGCAGCACGGGCACGACGGGCACGATGGGCAGCACCGTCACGACGGGCAGGACGGCCCGGACAGCCGCGGCAGACGGTCCATTTCGGTCACCGAGGTCGTCGGCGCGGCGCCGCAGCGGATATTCGAGCTGCTCGCCACGCCGGCCAGACACGCGGAGCTGGACGGATCGGGCATGCTGCGCGGTTCGGCGCGGGGACCGGAGGTACTGAGCGGTCCGGGTGACCGGTTCTCCATGGGGATGAGCCGGCGGGGCGTCAAGTACCGCTCGGTCAATGTGGTGGTCGAGTACGAGAGGGACCGGCTCCTCACCTGGGAGACGTGGGGCGAGGTGGGCGGGCGCCGGCTGGTCGGCGGCCAGCGCTGGCGCTACGAGCTGGAGCCGTCGGGTACGTCGTCGACCCGGGTCACCCACACGTACGACTGGTCGCGGGCGCGCCTGCCCCGGCTGGTGGTGGAGCTGCCCGGATTCCCGAAGCGGATGCGTCCCGCGATGACCGCGACTCTGGGCCGGCTGGCCTCCCTGACCGACCGATTGTGA
- a CDS encoding GntR family transcriptional regulator: MEQQGGPRDAAHGYRPAAAPMPSAQRVPEQARGEHTHSEPPAPRAVQRHSVRGQILDALRAALVSGELAPGEVYSGPALGARFGVSATPVREAMLQLALEGAVEVVPNRGFRVTVRSATELAELAEVRALIEVPVMLRLARTVPAARWCELRPLAEATTAAAATGNRAAYAESDRAFHRAVLSLSGNHQLVTVADDLHRRSQWPLLTGDPLARRADLLADASEHLALLDALAAQDLTVVQSLVREHFAGADR; the protein is encoded by the coding sequence ATGGAGCAGCAGGGCGGACCGCGCGACGCGGCGCACGGGTACCGGCCCGCCGCCGCGCCGATGCCGTCTGCCCAGCGCGTGCCGGAGCAGGCGCGCGGCGAACACACGCACAGCGAGCCCCCGGCGCCCCGCGCCGTACAGCGCCACTCGGTGCGCGGTCAGATCCTCGACGCCCTGCGCGCCGCCCTGGTGAGCGGTGAGCTGGCACCCGGCGAGGTCTACTCCGGCCCCGCCCTCGGCGCCCGCTTCGGTGTCTCCGCGACCCCGGTGCGCGAGGCGATGCTGCAATTGGCGCTGGAGGGCGCCGTGGAGGTCGTACCGAACCGCGGCTTCCGCGTCACGGTCCGCAGCGCGACGGAGCTCGCCGAGCTGGCGGAGGTGCGCGCCCTGATCGAGGTTCCGGTCATGCTCCGGCTGGCCCGTACGGTTCCGGCCGCCCGCTGGTGCGAGCTGCGCCCGCTGGCCGAGGCCACCACCGCGGCGGCGGCCACCGGCAACCGGGCGGCATACGCCGAGTCGGACCGCGCGTTCCACCGCGCGGTCCTCTCCCTCTCCGGCAACCACCAGCTCGTCACCGTCGCCGACGATCTCCACCGCCGCTCCCAGTGGCCGCTGCTCACCGGCGACCCGCTGGCCCGCCGGGCCGACCTCCTGGCGGACGCGTCCGAGCACCTGGCCCTGCTGGACGCCCTGGCGGCGCAGGACCTGACGGTGGTTCAGTCGCTGGTCCGCGAACACTTCGCGGGCGCCGACCGCTGA
- a CDS encoding (2Fe-2S)-binding protein — MTVPALLPGVATSPVAASYARLTDVFSGLRVDELADGEQAPRGGGWVGAAELAAGGGALDAFLAWDNAQVLRDYGQQARPDVVASFGLHRYAWPACLLITVPWFLHRRVPRAPVEDVSFQRTLGRMAVQVQEFACLPGDPAASLPGARVVPDEEALRGEVRDAVAQHLGPVLEGFGPRMRRGKRALWGMATDEIVEGLWYVAHLLGEERRAMRELEALLPGTTKPYAGTAGFRELTGPDGESLPTRDRASCCLFYTLRPEDTCVTCPRTCDADRVRKLSEEAAASAASVATAV; from the coding sequence ATGACCGTCCCCGCCCTGCTCCCCGGCGTCGCCACCTCCCCCGTCGCGGCCTCCTACGCCCGCCTCACGGATGTCTTCTCCGGGCTGCGCGTCGACGAGCTGGCGGACGGGGAGCAGGCGCCCCGGGGCGGCGGCTGGGTCGGCGCCGCGGAGCTCGCGGCCGGCGGTGGCGCCCTCGACGCCTTCCTGGCCTGGGACAACGCACAGGTTCTGCGCGACTACGGGCAACAGGCCCGCCCCGACGTCGTGGCGAGTTTCGGTCTGCACCGGTACGCGTGGCCCGCCTGCCTGCTCATCACCGTGCCGTGGTTCCTGCACCGCCGGGTGCCGCGCGCGCCCGTCGAGGACGTCTCCTTCCAGCGCACCCTGGGCCGGATGGCGGTACAGGTACAGGAATTCGCCTGCCTGCCCGGTGACCCGGCCGCTTCCCTGCCGGGCGCCCGCGTCGTACCGGACGAGGAGGCCCTGCGCGGTGAGGTGCGGGACGCGGTGGCGCAGCACCTCGGCCCCGTGCTGGAAGGCTTCGGACCGCGCATGCGGCGCGGGAAGCGCGCGCTGTGGGGCATGGCGACGGACGAGATCGTGGAAGGGCTCTGGTACGTCGCTCACCTGCTCGGTGAGGAGCGGCGCGCCATGCGGGAACTGGAGGCGCTCCTGCCGGGTACGACCAAGCCGTACGCGGGGACGGCGGGCTTCCGCGAACTGACGGGCCCTGACGGCGAGTCGCTGCCGACCCGCGACCGCGCGAGCTGCTGCCTCTTCTACACGCTGCGCCCCGAGGACACCTGCGTGACGTGTCCGCGTACGTGCGACGCCGACCGCGTACGCAAGCTGAGCGAGGAGGCCGCGGCGAGCGCGGCGTCCGTCGCGACCGCGGTCTAA
- a CDS encoding DUF2637 domain-containing protein codes for MRLTDISLDWLLPGGVMLAGVLAAVAVLARGKRAGGKAAADDSWERTEERRRRKEAIYGIASYLLLFCCAAVAAALSFHGLVGFGRQNLSLSGGWEYLVPFGLDGAAMFCSVLAVREASHGDAALGSRLLVWTFAGAAAWFNWVHAPRGLGHDGAPQFFAGMSLSAAVLFDRALKQTRRAALREQGLVPRPLPQIRIVRWLRAPRETFGAWSLMLLEGVRTLDEAVEEVREDAREKEQNRIRRRDHQKLERAQLKAINRQHRAWGRGRGGRQVVEVSALTAGSGSAPPQAVAEPAIAEPGQLPLRQRPSLQAVKGAERAMTVDLTAEDDTQALPRLDSLERKLKDLEQQFG; via the coding sequence ATGAGACTGACCGACATATCGCTGGACTGGCTGCTTCCTGGTGGCGTGATGCTCGCGGGGGTCCTGGCGGCGGTCGCGGTACTCGCGCGCGGCAAGCGCGCCGGTGGCAAGGCCGCGGCCGACGACTCCTGGGAACGCACGGAGGAGCGCCGCAGGCGGAAGGAAGCGATCTACGGGATCGCTTCGTACCTTCTGCTCTTCTGCTGCGCGGCGGTCGCCGCCGCCCTCTCCTTCCACGGCCTGGTCGGCTTCGGCCGGCAAAACCTCAGCCTCTCCGGCGGCTGGGAGTACCTCGTCCCGTTCGGCCTCGACGGCGCCGCCATGTTCTGCTCGGTGCTCGCCGTCCGCGAGGCCAGCCACGGTGACGCCGCCCTCGGTTCCCGTCTGCTGGTGTGGACGTTCGCCGGCGCGGCTGCCTGGTTCAACTGGGTGCACGCACCACGCGGGCTCGGCCACGACGGCGCCCCCCAGTTCTTCGCGGGGATGTCGCTCTCGGCCGCCGTGCTGTTCGACCGGGCGCTGAAGCAGACCCGCAGGGCCGCGCTGCGCGAGCAGGGGCTGGTGCCCCGGCCGCTGCCGCAGATCCGGATCGTACGGTGGCTGAGGGCGCCCAGGGAGACCTTCGGCGCGTGGTCGCTGATGCTCCTGGAGGGCGTGCGGACGCTGGACGAGGCGGTCGAGGAAGTACGGGAGGACGCACGCGAGAAGGAGCAGAACCGTATCCGCCGACGCGACCACCAGAAGCTGGAGCGGGCGCAGTTGAAGGCCATCAACCGGCAGCACAGGGCCTGGGGGCGCGGCCGTGGCGGCCGGCAGGTCGTCGAGGTCTCGGCTCTCACCGCCGGTTCGGGCTCCGCGCCGCCGCAGGCGGTCGCGGAGCCCGCCATAGCGGAACCCGGACAACTGCCGCTTCGACAAAGGCCCTCCCTTCAGGCCGTGAAAGGCGCTGAAAGGGCGATGA